The following proteins come from a genomic window of Companilactobacillus pabuli:
- a CDS encoding SPFH domain-containing protein: MFGLKVVRQNHVGLVETLGKYSREVRAGLNFYIPIFQKVRIVDLAMIPLALQGYSVITKDNAEVQTNVTLNYHVTDARKFEYENSNSVESMIQLVRGHLRDIIGKIDLNEALGSTSKINADLANAIGDLTNTYGIKVDRVNIDELKPSASITESMEKQIRADREKTAAIAKANGEARSIEIETKAKNDATVSTAKAEAAATIARADAKAYEIKKLNDMLASVDNKYFTAQQIQAFSELAKSPTNTVVMSKDEIGKYSDIPVTAQVMNQMANDK; this comes from the coding sequence ATGTTTGGGTTAAAAGTAGTCCGTCAAAATCATGTTGGTTTGGTGGAAACATTAGGGAAGTACAGTCGAGAAGTTAGAGCGGGGTTGAATTTTTACATTCCTATCTTTCAAAAAGTCAGAATCGTCGATTTGGCAATGATTCCGTTGGCTTTGCAAGGTTATTCAGTTATTACTAAAGATAATGCTGAAGTGCAGACTAACGTAACTTTGAATTATCACGTGACTGATGCTAGAAAGTTCGAATATGAGAATAGCAATTCAGTTGAGTCGATGATCCAATTAGTCCGTGGTCACTTGCGTGATATCATTGGTAAGATCGACTTAAATGAAGCTCTAGGTTCCACTTCAAAAATCAACGCCGACTTGGCTAATGCGATTGGAGATTTGACCAATACTTATGGAATCAAAGTCGATCGTGTCAATATTGATGAGTTGAAGCCTTCCGCATCCATCACCGAATCAATGGAGAAACAAATCAGAGCTGACCGTGAAAAGACCGCCGCAATTGCCAAGGCTAATGGTGAAGCTAGAAGTATAGAGATTGAAACTAAAGCTAAAAATGACGCCACGGTTTCGACTGCTAAAGCTGAAGCTGCTGCCACGATTGCTAGAGCCGATGCCAAAGCCTATGAGATTAAGAAATTGAATGATATGTTGGCTTCAGTTGATAATAAATACTTCACAGCGCAACAAATTCAAGCCTTTTCCGAATTGGCTAAATCACCAACTAATACTGTTGTGATGAGTAAAGATGAGATTGGAAAGTATTCTGATATTCCTGTGACAGCACAAGTTATGAATCAGATGGCTAATGATAAGTAA
- a CDS encoding YveK family protein yields MGSEQTISMLQIWGILRKHFRAILGTTIVVFMASVFVTFFVMTPKYSATTEILVNRKLSADMQGAQFQQVQADVQMISTYKDIITSPTVLKSVNKEIKQYPGYPGSISALKDSLSISNSQNSQVFSVTAKSEDPGTAAAIANYTARVFKKKVVKIMSINNVSIVSDAAVNHKPVSPKKTLNLLAGIVLGLLLGIALAFIREITDKTVTTEDFLTGDLGLTSLGIVNEIDQKDIEKTAETRRNRAKTTRGNNSESHRRV; encoded by the coding sequence GTGGGATCAGAACAAACTATTAGTATGCTACAAATTTGGGGCATATTGCGTAAACATTTTCGTGCAATTTTAGGAACTACTATCGTTGTTTTCATGGCTTCGGTATTCGTAACTTTCTTCGTTATGACGCCTAAGTACAGTGCAACGACTGAGATTTTGGTCAATCGTAAACTTTCAGCGGACATGCAAGGGGCACAATTCCAACAAGTTCAAGCTGATGTGCAGATGATCAGTACTTATAAGGACATCATTACTAGTCCAACTGTTTTGAAGAGCGTTAATAAGGAAATTAAGCAATATCCAGGCTATCCTGGTTCAATCAGTGCTTTGAAAGATTCCTTATCTATCAGCAATTCTCAAAACTCACAAGTATTCTCAGTGACAGCTAAGTCAGAAGATCCAGGAACAGCGGCAGCGATTGCTAACTATACAGCTAGGGTTTTCAAGAAGAAAGTCGTTAAGATCATGAGTATCAATAACGTCTCAATCGTATCTGATGCGGCTGTCAATCATAAGCCTGTCAGTCCAAAAAAGACTTTGAACCTCTTAGCAGGAATCGTCTTAGGACTACTACTGGGAATTGCCTTAGCCTTTATTCGTGAAATTACGGATAAGACAGTTACAACAGAAGACTTTTTGACTGGTGATTTAGGATTAACTAGTTTAGGGATAGTTAATGAAATTGACCAAAAAGATATTGAAAAGACTGCTGAAACTAGAAGAAATCGTGCAAAAACTACTCGTGGCAATAATTCAGAAAGTCACAGAAGGGTCTAG
- a CDS encoding phenolic acid decarboxylase: protein MTKTFKTLEDFLGTHFIYTYDNGWEYEWYAKNDHTVDYRIHGGMVGGRWVTDQEADIVMLTEGIYKISWTEPTGTDVALDFMPNEKKLHGTIFFPKWVQEHPEITVTYQNEHIDLMEESREKYETYPKMVVPEFANITYMGDAGQNNEDVISEAPYKGLPDDIRNGKYFDENYRRINK from the coding sequence ATGACAAAAACATTTAAAACTTTAGAAGACTTTTTAGGAACACATTTCATTTATACTTACGATAACGGTTGGGAATACGAATGGTACGCTAAAAACGACCACACTGTTGACTACCGTATCCATGGCGGTATGGTTGGCGGCCGTTGGGTAACTGATCAAGAAGCTGACATCGTAATGCTTACAGAAGGTATCTACAAGATTTCTTGGACAGAACCTACTGGTACAGACGTTGCTTTGGACTTCATGCCTAACGAAAAGAAACTTCACGGAACAATTTTCTTCCCTAAGTGGGTTCAAGAACATCCAGAAATTACAGTTACTTACCAAAATGAACACATCGACTTAATGGAAGAATCACGTGAAAAGTACGAAACATATCCTAAGATGGTCGTTCCCGAATTTGCTAACATCACATACATGGGCGATGCTGGACAAAATAACGAAGATGTTATCAGTGAAGCACCTTACAAAGGTTTGCCAGATGACATTAGAAATGGTAAATACTTTGACGAAAACTACCGTCGTATCAACAAATAG
- a CDS encoding IS3 family transposase encodes MACLNSEEEKLSNQEKAQIINELRQEFNEPLAIILEVVNMSSSSYHYSQSHSYKSYPEELVSEIKSIRTEYKDYGYRSVTMELHNRGIKANHKLVLKIMNKHGLLCHAFDRKTRKYNSYKGNVGKRAKNKLNRRFITDRPFQKITTDVTELRWGNGTTSERAYFTAFMDMYSDEVISWNISLHPNVEFVTDTLDALIERLPELPYRMTIHSDQGFQYQNYEYVSRLKKNRIIQSMSRKATCLDNAIMESFFHILKVGTVHNNEYSSYEHLKEEISKYIYYYNNKRIKAKLAGKTPIEYRNLSDQLIA; translated from the coding sequence ATTGCATGCCTTAACTCAGAAGAAGAAAAACTCTCAAATCAAGAAAAAGCACAAATAATAAATGAGTTAAGGCAAGAATTCAACGAACCCTTGGCAATCATATTAGAAGTCGTAAACATGTCCAGTAGTAGTTACCATTATTCACAGAGCCATTCTTACAAGTCATATCCAGAAGAGCTAGTGTCTGAAATCAAATCAATTCGTACAGAGTATAAAGACTATGGATATCGCAGTGTAACAATGGAACTTCATAACCGTGGGATCAAGGCCAATCATAAATTAGTTCTTAAAATAATGAACAAACACGGACTCCTTTGTCATGCCTTTGATAGAAAAACTAGAAAATATAATTCTTATAAAGGAAATGTTGGCAAAAGAGCCAAGAACAAACTAAACAGAAGGTTTATTACCGATAGACCCTTTCAGAAGATCACTACCGATGTTACTGAACTTCGCTGGGGTAATGGGACCACATCAGAAAGAGCATATTTTACGGCATTCATGGATATGTACAGTGATGAGGTCATCAGTTGGAATATAAGTCTTCATCCTAACGTCGAATTCGTTACAGATACATTGGATGCGTTGATTGAGAGATTACCAGAACTGCCTTACCGAATGACGATACATTCTGATCAAGGATTTCAGTATCAAAACTATGAATATGTATCTAGACTAAAGAAAAATCGCATCATCCAAAGCATGAGTCGCAAAGCGACATGCCTGGATAATGCGATAATGGAAAGTTTCTTTCACATTTTAAAAGTAGGTACTGTACATAACAATGAATATAGCTCCTATGAACATTTGAAAGAAGAGATATCCAAATATATCTACTACTACAACAATAAACGAATAAAAGCAAAATTGGCCGGAAAGACCCCGATAGAATATCGAAATCTTTCCGACCAACTTATTGCTTAA
- a CDS encoding ISL3 family transposase: protein MMSQDNSILCALDIKDNNIKNVSVKDAKIKKRGVIKHIKIVNAELSYSLYRCPQCGMNTLVKNGKRTTNARLASFNGIEYHLVLRKQRFLCRNCGSTCGAHSDLLIKNHTMTKQIKNRIFSMAKESFTLSSIAKVIGISANTVSRILYSNTKIPNRCAHLPENLCFDEFRSVKNIFTFIAIDADTHRLVELIHDRLSKTITEHFINNYSLSERQAVKTVSIDLNANYQLVVHRIFPNARIVVDRFHIVQLCSRALDQVRINSLKKLPDKKSRIYKAMKSDWRLYHLPEEDVDDTHIKFIVGINEFTTIQNVIDIATDEIPIFKEAYGTYQSIQRSIRYHDINLLQETTSGYKRNGTAMDTAITTLRKNIDYVKNSCLLPYSNGPLEGTIGKIKKLKRNSYGFRNLEHFIKRIRLICA from the coding sequence ATGATGTCCCAAGACAATTCTATACTATGTGCACTAGACATAAAAGACAATAATATAAAAAATGTTTCAGTAAAGGATGCCAAGATAAAAAAACGTGGCGTTATAAAACACATTAAAATAGTGAATGCTGAACTATCTTATTCTTTATATAGGTGCCCTCAATGTGGAATGAATACACTAGTTAAAAATGGTAAAAGAACCACTAATGCAAGATTAGCTAGCTTTAATGGTATCGAGTACCACCTAGTACTAAGAAAGCAACGATTCCTGTGTAGGAACTGTGGAAGCACCTGCGGTGCCCACAGTGATCTATTGATAAAAAATCATACTATGACCAAACAGATTAAGAATAGAATCTTTTCCATGGCTAAAGAATCATTTACTCTGTCATCAATAGCTAAAGTCATCGGTATTTCAGCCAATACTGTAAGTAGGATTTTATATAGTAATACCAAAATTCCTAATAGATGTGCGCATTTGCCAGAAAATCTTTGTTTTGATGAGTTTAGATCCGTAAAAAATATTTTTACATTTATCGCCATCGATGCGGATACGCATCGATTGGTCGAATTGATACATGACAGACTGTCTAAAACAATAACTGAACACTTTATAAATAATTACAGCTTATCGGAACGACAAGCTGTAAAAACCGTATCAATCGACTTAAATGCCAACTATCAATTAGTCGTTCATCGTATATTCCCCAATGCTCGCATTGTCGTAGATAGGTTTCATATAGTTCAACTTTGTAGTAGAGCCTTGGATCAAGTACGTATCAATTCTTTAAAAAAATTGCCTGATAAAAAATCTCGTATATATAAAGCAATGAAATCTGATTGGCGTCTATATCATCTTCCAGAGGAAGATGTAGACGATACTCATATAAAATTTATTGTCGGCATAAATGAATTTACGACTATTCAAAATGTCATCGATATAGCTACTGATGAAATACCAATTTTCAAGGAAGCTTATGGTACTTATCAGAGTATTCAAAGATCAATAAGATATCATGACATAAATCTACTTCAGGAAACTACTTCTGGATATAAAAGAAATGGAACTGCAATGGATACAGCCATTACAACGTTACGAAAAAACATAGATTATGTGAAAAATAGTTGCTTATTGCCATATTCCAATGGCCCTCTAGAGGGCACCATTGGAAAGATAAAGAAACTAAAAAGAAATTCTTATGGCTTTAGAAATCTTGAACACTTTATTAAAAGAATAAGACTGATTTGTGCATAG
- a CDS encoding helix-turn-helix domain-containing protein — protein MFSKEIKIKVVLDYLSGKSYTSITRKYGIKGSATIYHWVRLFKEFGVEGLTNNYSKTFYDYSFKIKVITWRVDHRASYPVTAKRYKIRNPTTIWQWERDLESGRLKPNDRRSGKMTDKKPRTAEELKHLEEENRRLKIRVAYLEKLHALTQKKKNSQIKKKHK, from the coding sequence ATGTTTTCAAAAGAAATTAAAATTAAGGTAGTTCTTGATTATCTTTCAGGTAAAAGCTACACGTCTATCACTAGAAAGTACGGTATCAAAGGCTCCGCAACTATTTATCATTGGGTACGTTTGTTCAAAGAATTTGGAGTTGAAGGGCTCACCAACAATTACTCAAAGACTTTCTATGATTATTCGTTTAAAATCAAAGTAATAACTTGGCGAGTCGATCATAGAGCATCATATCCAGTAACTGCTAAAAGATATAAGATCCGTAATCCTACGACAATCTGGCAATGGGAACGAGATCTTGAATCGGGTCGCCTAAAACCAAATGATAGGCGGTCTGGGAAAATGACTGATAAAAAACCACGTACGGCAGAAGAACTTAAACATTTAGAAGAAGAGAATCGTCGGCTTAAGATACGGGTAGCTTACTTGGAAAAATTGCATGCCTTAACTCAGAAGAAGAAAAACTCTCAAATCAAGAAAAAGCACAAATAA
- a CDS encoding tyrosine-protein phosphatase has translation MKLIDLHCHILPGVDDGSKDLQMSLDLAKVAVSQGISHILLTPHHMDGTYTNHSQDVVSQTAYFQNALEINHIPLKVFPGQEVHLNGDLTRAIAIGDVLFMDETRRYLLLELPHDSVPEYTTDMLFDVITRGITPVLAHPERNAGFQKDPDKLYEFVKMGCLTQLTASSYVGVFGSKVQRLTEKMVKANLGYTFASDAHNFKGRRFLMKEAFDKLAKEEGQEKAELFNENAKNIINGDDVADMDSQKISEMFKKKKRFWLF, from the coding sequence ATGAAACTAATTGATTTGCATTGCCATATTTTGCCAGGAGTTGATGATGGATCTAAAGACTTACAAATGTCGCTAGATTTGGCGAAAGTAGCTGTGAGTCAAGGAATCAGTCATATTTTATTAACACCGCATCATATGGATGGAACTTATACCAATCACAGTCAAGATGTTGTTAGTCAAACGGCTTATTTTCAAAACGCTTTGGAAATAAATCACATACCTCTAAAAGTCTTTCCGGGGCAAGAAGTACATCTGAATGGAGATTTAACCAGAGCAATCGCAATCGGTGACGTATTATTTATGGATGAAACACGTCGTTACCTATTGCTAGAGTTACCTCATGATAGTGTGCCAGAGTATACGACTGACATGCTGTTTGACGTAATCACTCGCGGTATCACGCCAGTATTGGCCCATCCAGAACGAAACGCGGGATTTCAAAAAGATCCAGATAAATTATATGAATTTGTAAAAATGGGCTGCTTGACTCAATTGACAGCCAGCAGCTACGTTGGTGTCTTTGGTTCAAAGGTCCAACGTTTAACAGAAAAAATGGTCAAAGCCAATCTCGGTTATACCTTTGCTTCTGATGCTCATAACTTTAAGGGGAGAAGGTTCTTGATGAAAGAAGCCTTTGATAAGTTGGCAAAAGAAGAAGGACAGGAGAAAGCTGAACTGTTCAATGAGAATGCCAAGAATATCATCAATGGGGATGATGTGGCAGATATGGACAGTCAGAAGATTTCTGAAATGTTTAAGAAGAAAAAGAGATTTTGGTTATTTTAG
- a CDS encoding glycosyltransferase family 8 protein: protein MNLLFAIDDNVTQQLMTTLYSIKQNSTIDKYSVYVIQDKKLQATDRIKQFCQKLGMHYHPVIIKDDQFDQAPTTDRYPKTIYYRLLAYKYLPKNIKRILYLDVDILVINDLKPLYNLDLKDYWYAAASHVSLDVTDNLNKLRLGNYETESYYNSGIMLMDLEAIRKNVKAQDIFDYINKMGRTLLLPDQDILNGLYGQNIMMIPDEIYNYDARMNPLYFAKSNGEWDIDWVIDHTVILHFCGRDKPWKPDYKERYSGLYKHYQHKAESI from the coding sequence ATGAATTTATTATTTGCGATTGATGACAACGTGACGCAACAATTAATGACGACTTTGTACTCAATCAAACAAAATTCTACTATTGATAAGTATTCGGTTTACGTGATTCAAGATAAGAAACTACAAGCAACTGACAGGATCAAGCAATTTTGCCAAAAGCTAGGGATGCACTATCATCCAGTCATTATCAAAGACGACCAATTCGACCAAGCACCGACGACTGACCGCTATCCGAAGACGATTTATTATCGGTTGTTGGCTTACAAGTATTTGCCTAAAAATATCAAAAGAATCCTTTATTTGGATGTTGATATTTTGGTGATCAATGATTTGAAGCCACTGTATAACTTAGATTTGAAAGATTACTGGTATGCGGCTGCTAGCCACGTTTCTTTAGATGTGACCGATAACTTGAACAAATTAAGACTAGGAAATTATGAAACAGAAAGCTACTACAATTCAGGGATCATGTTGATGGATTTAGAAGCTATTCGCAAAAATGTCAAAGCTCAAGATATTTTTGATTACATTAATAAAATGGGACGGACGTTACTTTTACCTGATCAAGATATTCTTAATGGCTTGTACGGACAAAATATTATGATGATACCGGACGAGATTTACAATTACGATGCCAGAATGAATCCACTGTATTTTGCCAAGAGTAATGGTGAGTGGGATATCGACTGGGTAATCGATCATACGGTAATCTTGCATTTCTGCGGTCGGGATAAACCTTGGAAACCAGATTACAAAGAGCGTTATTCAGGATTATATAAGCATTATCAACACAAAGCTGAATCGATTTAG
- a CDS encoding CpsD/CapB family tyrosine-protein kinase — translation MKLFKSKRKKLDNYSLKHGVGLISYDDPTSTVSEQFKTIRTNIQFSSVDKKLKSILFTSSAPSEGKSTVSNNVAVTWAKQGDKVILIDADLRRPTMHKTFNLSNKFGLSNYLLGNAELEDVVQKTMVDNLYVITSGPIPPNPSELLGSMRTKDLLVRLADKFDLLILDAPPANSVTDAQVLATKVDGVVLVVPQGIAEKSGVAHAQQALETVHANILGFVMNRVIRESTGYYGGYYGGHYGGYYGADKK, via the coding sequence ATGAAATTATTTAAGAGTAAGAGAAAAAAACTAGACAATTACAGTTTGAAACACGGTGTTGGCTTGATTAGTTATGATGACCCTACAAGTACCGTGTCAGAACAATTCAAGACGATTAGAACAAACATTCAATTCTCATCAGTTGATAAGAAATTGAAGTCGATTTTGTTCACTTCTTCAGCACCATCAGAAGGTAAATCAACAGTTAGTAACAATGTGGCGGTTACTTGGGCAAAACAAGGTGACAAAGTCATCTTGATCGATGCCGATTTACGTCGTCCAACCATGCACAAGACTTTTAACCTCAGCAATAAGTTTGGTTTGTCAAACTACCTATTGGGTAACGCTGAATTAGAAGATGTCGTTCAAAAGACGATGGTCGATAACTTGTACGTTATTACTAGTGGACCAATTCCACCTAATCCGTCAGAACTACTCGGTAGTATGCGAACAAAGGATTTACTAGTTCGTTTAGCTGACAAATTCGACTTGTTGATACTTGATGCACCACCAGCTAACTCGGTTACTGATGCTCAAGTACTTGCTACAAAGGTCGACGGGGTTGTTTTGGTAGTTCCTCAAGGAATCGCTGAAAAATCCGGTGTTGCTCATGCACAACAAGCACTAGAAACTGTTCACGCTAATATCTTAGGATTTGTGATGAATCGTGTCATAAGAGAGAGTACCGGCTACTACGGTGGCTATTATGGTGGTCACTATGGCGGCTATTACGGAGCTGATAAAAAATGA
- a CDS encoding sugar transferase — MEYFNDEGKNVAINFEYQERRYLYKGIKRIFDFVASFIGLVLLSPLFLIVAIAIKIEDPKGPVFYSQIRLGKKQEPFKMYKFRSMVVDADKHLKELLDENEIEGAMFKMKEDPRVTKVGEFIRKYSIDELPQLVNVLLGNMSLVGPRPPLPREVKEYTEYDKLRLAVKPGCTGLWQISGRNDVGFHEMVELDLKYIDHRGFWFDMYVLFKTVGVFVHPNAAY; from the coding sequence TTGGAATATTTCAATGATGAAGGTAAAAATGTTGCCATAAACTTTGAATATCAAGAAAGACGCTATCTTTATAAAGGGATAAAACGTATTTTTGACTTTGTTGCAAGCTTTATAGGTCTAGTGCTTTTATCACCATTGTTCTTGATAGTTGCCATTGCTATTAAAATTGAGGATCCAAAAGGGCCGGTGTTTTATTCACAGATTCGTTTGGGCAAAAAACAAGAACCATTCAAGATGTATAAATTTCGATCGATGGTCGTTGACGCCGATAAGCATTTGAAAGAATTGCTTGATGAAAATGAAATTGAGGGCGCCATGTTTAAGATGAAAGAAGATCCACGTGTTACTAAAGTAGGCGAGTTCATTCGTAAATATAGTATCGATGAACTTCCGCAACTGGTTAATGTTTTGCTAGGCAATATGAGTTTAGTTGGACCAAGACCACCTTTGCCACGTGAAGTTAAGGAATATACGGAATATGATAAGTTGAGATTAGCTGTGAAACCTGGTTGTACAGGATTATGGCAAATCAGTGGTCGTAATGATGTGGGATTCCATGAAATGGTTGAGTTGGATTTGAAGTATATTGATCATCGTGGGTTTTGGTTTGATATGTACGTGTTGTTTAAGACGGTTGGTGTATTTGTACATCCTAATGCAGCATATTAA
- a CDS encoding HicB domain-containing protein — MADKMIALRLDKDLYERITEDANRENRSVNNYIVTKLSEAVPTNNLEQRQIVGSVVGGDKINMANDLIEVKGIYYRYDLLANDSVNSKKSYQVIKANGNILTIQELKSEK; from the coding sequence ATGGCAGATAAAATGATTGCATTGCGATTAGATAAAGATTTATACGAACGGATCACGGAAGATGCTAACCGTGAAAATCGCAGTGTGAATAACTATATTGTCACCAAACTTAGTGAAGCAGTACCAACTAACAACCTCGAGCAGCGCCAAATAGTAGGATCGGTCGTTGGGGGCGACAAGATCAATATGGCAAACGACTTGATCGAGGTCAAAGGTATTTACTATCGCTATGATTTGTTGGCAAATGATTCCGTTAATAGTAAAAAGAGTTATCAAGTTATCAAAGCAAATGGCAATATTTTAACAATTCAAGAATTAAAATCAGAAAAGTAG
- a CDS encoding peptide deformylase translates to MIKPINHDTTFLAQKAELATKADQNVVTDLLDTLKANSKDCVGMAANMIGVNKRIIVFSMGMMNVPMINPTIISKSGKYETEEGCLSLVGQRKTSRYNRIKVKYLDSNFQTHTQEFSDFVAQIIQHEIDHCDGILI, encoded by the coding sequence ATGATAAAACCAATTAACCACGATACGACTTTTTTAGCTCAAAAAGCTGAACTAGCGACCAAGGCTGATCAAAACGTCGTGACTGACTTACTAGATACCCTAAAAGCTAACTCCAAAGATTGTGTCGGCATGGCAGCTAACATGATTGGTGTCAACAAGCGTATCATCGTCTTTTCCATGGGTATGATGAATGTTCCGATGATCAATCCAACTATTATTAGTAAATCCGGCAAATATGAGACTGAGGAAGGTTGCCTTTCATTAGTTGGGCAACGTAAGACTAGCCGTTATAATAGGATAAAAGTTAAATATTTGGATAGCAACTTCCAAACTCATACCCAGGAATTCAGTGATTTTGTAGCTCAGATTATTCAACATGAAATTGATCATTGTGATGGGATTTTGATATAA
- a CDS encoding PadR family transcriptional regulator, protein MPKKRILPYVLLGLINNKKKLSGYQISQEFKHEVGDFWHASHSQIYPELARMKEDNWVKDEEEGKATYYMLTTTGHEVLRNWMQEPLDGNEEMFSLKLYFINDSTDPLLKKLLEQELKLKQDKYEYLQGRLSKVFTDKEKIKANFGHYLILTRAIEREKNHIEWLKNRL, encoded by the coding sequence ATGCCGAAGAAACGAATTTTACCATACGTATTATTAGGATTGATTAACAATAAGAAGAAATTATCGGGATACCAAATCAGCCAAGAGTTCAAACATGAAGTTGGCGATTTTTGGCATGCCTCGCACAGTCAGATTTATCCAGAACTTGCTAGGATGAAAGAAGACAATTGGGTCAAGGATGAAGAAGAGGGTAAAGCTACCTATTATATGTTGACAACGACAGGTCATGAAGTATTGCGTAATTGGATGCAAGAACCACTCGATGGCAATGAAGAAATGTTTTCATTAAAACTATATTTTATAAATGATTCAACTGATCCGTTGTTAAAAAAATTGCTGGAACAAGAATTAAAACTCAAACAAGATAAGTATGAGTACTTGCAGGGCCGTTTGAGTAAGGTTTTCACTGATAAAGAAAAAATTAAAGCAAATTTTGGTCATTATTTGATTTTGACGCGTGCTATCGAACGTGAGAAAAATCATATCGAATGGTTAAAAAATAGATTATAA
- a CDS encoding DUF3644 domain-containing protein has protein sequence MENTKKRLVDKSVEAFIMGIEIYNKPTIKYRIEGFSFFICNAWELMLKAELLNRDESIYFKDMPNRTLSLGEVIKKIYSDKNTRIRLNLEKIIELRNTSTHFITEDYEVKYAPLFQACTINFVNEIQKFHDVDITKHIPQNFLTISARYEPLSNEEIKLKYPAEIAERLIKQANEIDVLSKEYNSDKFSINIKQQLFITKKKSDADFTVKVDKTSDNKVAFIKELKDPSDTHKYSYNSVITAVNERLNKQNLKLNYTPGFNQYVLSLIIDFYDIKRMPQYSYEHIIGKQHNFTYSQQFIDFIMDEIKKDPKNFVESLKKPNKKR, from the coding sequence ATGGAAAATACTAAAAAGAGATTAGTTGATAAGAGCGTTGAGGCCTTTATCATGGGGATAGAAATTTATAATAAGCCAACTATTAAGTATAGAATAGAAGGATTCAGCTTTTTTATTTGTAATGCCTGGGAGTTAATGTTAAAAGCAGAACTATTAAATAGAGATGAAAGCATTTATTTTAAAGATATGCCTAATAGAACGTTAAGCCTAGGTGAAGTTATTAAAAAAATATATTCAGATAAGAACACTCGTATTAGATTAAATCTGGAAAAAATAATTGAATTAAGAAATACGAGTACACACTTTATAACTGAAGACTATGAAGTGAAATATGCACCGTTATTTCAAGCTTGCACTATTAATTTTGTAAATGAAATTCAAAAATTTCACGACGTTGATATAACTAAACATATACCACAAAATTTTCTTACAATCTCAGCAAGATATGAACCACTATCAAATGAAGAAATAAAGCTTAAATATCCTGCGGAAATTGCCGAAAGATTAATTAAACAAGCCAATGAGATAGACGTTTTGAGTAAGGAGTATAACTCTGATAAATTTTCTATAAATATTAAACAACAATTATTTATAACTAAGAAAAAATCAGATGCCGATTTCACAGTTAAGGTTGACAAAACTTCCGACAATAAAGTTGCTTTCATCAAAGAACTAAAAGATCCATCCGATACTCATAAATATTCATACAATAGTGTAATTACTGCCGTTAACGAGCGTCTAAATAAACAAAATTTAAAACTAAACTACACTCCTGGATTTAACCAGTATGTACTTAGCCTAATCATAGATTTTTATGATATTAAAAGAATGCCCCAATATTCATATGAACATATCATTGGCAAACAGCATAATTTTACATACTCTCAACAATTTATAGATTTTATTATGGATGAAATAAAAAAAGATCCTAAGAATTTTGTTGAAAGTTTAAAAAAGCCAAATAAAAAAAGATAA